A single Watersipora subatra chromosome 7, tzWatSuba1.1, whole genome shotgun sequence DNA region contains:
- the LOC137400347 gene encoding U3 small nucleolar ribonucleoprotein protein IMP4-like, producing the protein MLRRQIRERREFIYRKSEQARARKTEASKKKAREDVGLHLEDKLHQTTYEEQEAAKLQVAEGADKELIAGSRDDEYRWAGVEDPKILITTSHSPSSKLKEFSKELKLLFPNSQRINRGDYDVKQLLEACRANEVTDLIVVHERRGVPTQLVVSHLPFGPTAYFTLSNVIARHEIPDREKVSEAYPHLIFHKFETKLAKRVMDILKYLFPVPRPESKRIMTFANEQDFISYRHHVYKKVPGSKDIELSEIGPRFEMKLYKVMGGALDQLDTAKTEWTVRPYMNTSYKRRFLTKE; encoded by the exons ATGCTGAGGCGGCAAATTCGGGAGAGACgtgaatttatatatagaaagtCGGAGCAAGCTCGAGCCCGAAAGACAGAAGCAAGTAAAAAAAAGGCTCGGGAAGATGTTGGATTACATTTAGAGGATAAGTTACATCAGACAACATATGAAGAGCAAGAAGCAGCAAAACTAC AGGTCGCTGAGGGTGCTGATAAAGAGCTCATTGCTGGAAGTCGTGATGACGAGTATCGATGGGCCGGAGTGGAAGACCCGAAGATTCTTATTACCACTTCACATAGTCCAAGCTCTAAGCTAAAGGAGTTTTCTAAG GAGCTGAAGCTACTTTTTCCCAATTCACAGAGGATAAACAGGGGAGACTACGATGTGAAACAGCTGCTGGAGGCATGCAGGGCCAATGAAGTGACAGATCTAATAGTAGTACACGAGCGTAGAGGTGTTCCTACTCAGCTTGTG GTGAGTCATCTCCCATTTGGACCAACTGCCTACTTCACTCTCTCCAATGTGATAGCAAGGCATGAGATACCCGATAGAGAGAAGGTGTCTGAAGCCTATCCACATCTCATCTTTCACAAGTTTGAAACTAAGCTAGCCAAACGT GTTATGGACATACTCAAGTACCTATTCCCAGTTCCTCGGCCAGAGAGTAAGAGGATCATGACCTTTGCCAATGAGCAAGATTTCATCTCCTACCGACATCATGTTTACAAGAAAGTGCCTGGCTCGAAAGACATCGAACTTTCAGAG ATTGGACCGAGATTCGAGATGAAATTGTACAAAGTGATGGGTGGAGCCCTCGATCAGCTAGATACAGCCAAGACAGAATGGACTGTTAGACCATACATGAACACTTCCTATAAGAGACGATTCCTTACTAAAGAATAG